CACGCTGATCAGCATCCTGCTCGCGGTCGTCGCCTGGGAGGCGCCGCGGGTCACGGACGGGGCCGCGCGCTCGGCGCTGGCCACCGTCCTGATCACCTGGTGGGGCGTGGCCGTCCCGGTGGGACTGCTGTTCCTCCTCCCCGCCCTGCACAACGTCCTGAAGAAACCGGAGGACAGCGACCAGAAGATCCTGCACCCGGGCACGTTCCTCGCGCTGTGCGTGGTCACGGCCCTGGGGGTGGGCATGGAGGTCGCCCTGGTCATCGCCTACGGATCCGGCGGGGCGCCCCTCCCGGAGTCCTTCCTCGGGCTGGTCGCGGCGGTGCTGACCGCGGCCGCGGTGCCGCTCGTCGCGCCCGTCGCCTTCAACCGGCCGCGGATATGGAGCGCCGTCGGCGCGGTCGCCGCCGTCGCGGCCTGTGTCGTGACCGGCTGGGGACGGCTCATCGGCTCCGACGGAGTCCCCTCGCACACCTCCGAGGGCCTGCTGCTCATCGGGCTCGGCCTGCTGTGGGCGCCCGCCCTGGCCCGCGCGACGCTGCTCGCGGGCGGCCGTGGCCGGTACTGGCTGTGCGCCGCCCTGGCGACCGGGCTGCTGATGTATCTGCCGGCCGACGTCACCCGGGCCTTCGGCACGGTGCGGACCGTGCTGGCCTCGACCCCGCACCCACGGCTGTTCGAGGCGGCCCTGGTGGACATCGCCTTCCACGCGGCCGGCGCCTTCATGGTCGTCGCGATCGCCGTCATGGTCCACCGACGGTGGCATCAGCCCCGACAGCTGCCGAGGCTGGCGGACCACGCCCAGACGATGCGGACGGAACGCGCGGCCGCGCTGGGCGTCGCCTTCGTCGTGCTCACGGTCAACCCCGTGGTCGCCGCCCAGCACAGCAACGTCACCGACGTCCTGCCGGTGGCCGCCGCCCTCGTCGGCTTCTCCCTCCTCCTGCGCGGCGCGGCCCGCCGCGACGAGGGGACCAGGCTGGCCGGCCTCGACGAGAGCGCGCACGCCGACGTGGTCCGCGCATACGCGCGCTGGGCGCTGCTGCAGTCGGTGCAGCCCCAGATCCTCCAGAAGGCCCGCGACGCCCTGATCGGCGAACCTCCGTCCCCGACCCGCTTCGAGGAGACCTGGAGCCGGCTCGGCCGCGGCGAAGCGCCCCCGCCCCTGGCCACCGGAGGCGGCCGCACCCCCTGGCAGAACGGCGTGGACGCGGCCGTCGTCGCCTTCGTCCTCGCCCTGCCCGTCATGGCCATCGAGTGGTACTCCGTACGCAAGCTGCTGCCCGAACTCACCCTGGGACAACTGCTCGCCCTGGCCGAGCACACCCTGCGCTGGTCGGCGTACGGCGCGTTCTTCGGCTACTTCAGCACCCGGCTGCCCGGCCGCACCCCCGTCATGAAGGGCCAGTTCCTGCTGGCGGTGCTGCTCGTGCCCGAACTGCTCCTGCTCTTCTACCCCTACTCCCGCCAGGTCACGAACCTGGGACTGGCCAGTGGGCTGCGCATCGGCTGGCTCATCGTGTTCTGCCTGGTCCTCGGGATGTACTGGGAATGGCGGCTGGTGTCCCGTGCACGGGTGCAGTGGCGGCTGGTGCGCTCCTTCCGCTCCTGGGCCTCCCTCACCGCGCCCGTCACCGCGGTGGTCGTGGCCGCGGCGACCGCCATCGCCACCGTCCTCGCGGGCGCGGCGGCGGTCGCCATGACCCAACAGCCCACGGAGGGCACCCTCCAGCAGCAGTCGTCCTACTCCTCCAGCCCCTGAATCCAGCTCATGAACCCGGTTCTTCGCCCCGGTCCTCACCCCAGTCCCGGACTCCGATTCCACCGAGGGCGGAACGTCGGGCCCTTCCCCCGGCGGCCCGCGCTCCTAGGCTGGGAAGGTGAGCAACCAAGCGCCGAACCAAGCCCGCGAAGCCCGAGTGATCCCGCTGCGCCCGCCTGCCGTGCGCCCGCCCGCCGTGCGCCCGGCGACCGAGCGGCCCCCGGCCAGAGAGCCCCTCTGGCGCGACCTGGTCGGAGACGTCCTGCGCCGCGAACGCCAGGCCCAGGAACGCACGTTGAAGGACGTCGCCGACGCGGCCCGGATCTCCATGCCGTATCTGTCGGAGGTGGAGCGCGGCCGCAAGG
This window of the Streptomyces sp. NBC_01275 genome carries:
- a CDS encoding helix-turn-helix domain-containing protein; translation: MSNQAPNQAREARVIPLRPPAVRPPAVRPATERPPAREPLWRDLVGDVLRRERQAQERTLKDVADAARISMPYLSEVERGRKEASSEVLAAAAHALGLSLADLLARAQGELVRLGSRRPDRSRTTSTTSTTRTTSTARTSPYDGLCLVA